One genomic region from Haloarcula taiwanensis encodes:
- a CDS encoding hypothetical protein (shows similarity to CbiX(S)), whose translation MDEALVIAAHGSHLNAESSTPTYDHADTIRATGAFSEVRESFWKEEPSFREALRTVDAEEVYLVPLFISEGYFTEQVIPREFRLEDWDPELWDSDGTSATNATLAAEDTAQTVHYCGPVGTHDSMSDVIVQRAESVTGDPDVGEGFGLAVVGHGTERNENSAKAIQYHADRIRARDRFDEVQSLFMDEDPEVDDVADYFESDDIVVVPLFIADGFHTQEDIPEDMGLTDDYRTGYDVPTTVEGHDIWYAGAVGTEPLMADVVLERAADAGADVSAAIEQVREETGGATPATGD comes from the coding sequence ATGGACGAAGCACTCGTTATCGCGGCCCACGGCTCCCATCTGAACGCCGAGTCGAGTACGCCCACCTACGACCACGCCGACACGATTCGGGCGACGGGCGCGTTCTCCGAGGTCCGTGAGTCCTTCTGGAAGGAGGAACCGTCGTTCCGGGAGGCCCTGCGGACCGTCGACGCCGAGGAGGTGTATCTGGTCCCGCTGTTCATTTCGGAGGGCTACTTCACCGAGCAGGTCATCCCACGGGAGTTCCGACTCGAAGACTGGGACCCCGAGCTGTGGGACTCCGACGGGACGAGCGCGACCAACGCGACGCTGGCCGCCGAGGACACGGCCCAGACGGTCCACTACTGTGGCCCGGTCGGAACGCATGATTCGATGAGCGATGTCATCGTCCAGCGAGCGGAGTCTGTCACCGGCGATCCCGATGTTGGCGAAGGGTTCGGTCTGGCAGTCGTCGGCCACGGGACGGAGCGCAACGAAAACTCCGCGAAGGCCATCCAGTACCATGCCGACCGCATCCGCGCGCGGGACCGCTTCGACGAGGTGCAGTCGCTGTTCATGGACGAGGACCCTGAAGTCGACGACGTTGCGGACTACTTCGAGAGCGACGACATCGTCGTCGTGCCGCTGTTTATCGCCGACGGCTTTCACACGCAGGAGGACATCCCCGAGGACATGGGTCTGACCGACGACTACCGGACGGGCTACGACGTGCCGACTACTGTCGAGGGCCACGACATCTGGTACGCCGGCGCAGTCGGCACGGAGCCGCTGATGGCTGACGTGGTGCTGGAGCGGGCCGCCGACGCGGGCGCGGACGTGAGCGCTGCCATCGAGCAGGTGCGCGAGGAGACTGGCGGCGCGACGCCCGCGACCGGCGACTGA
- a CDS encoding cysteine--tRNA ligase: MTLRVTNTLTGEKEAFEPRDPDSVLLYYCGLTTSDPPHLGHARGWVHVDVMARWLDYLGYDVHHVENFTDVNEKIVARVGEDGDSEADVARHYVRQVIDDMRSLNLGRAEVYPRVSEHVPEIIDLVERLVESGHAYEANGSVYFDVTSFEDYGKLSNQSVEDIESQGADTEGEKRHPADFALWKAGGVDPEDIAEHQHPEAAPAEEACQTAQTWDSPWGEGRPGWHIECSAMSMTHLDESIDIHVGGQDLVFPHHENEVAQSEAATGEQFAKYWLHVRLLETEEEKMSSSLGNYFSVSDAVEEFGPDVLRTFLLSTAYTSRATYSDETVSEAEERWDRLSRGYERAAEACDDVDAHAKVTDETLRDAVDDARSTFEAAMNDDFNTREAMTALLNLTAAVNTHVDGRDEYDYRGLRRAVETFEELGGDILGLSFGEDGGGDVSLAGDVVDLVLTVREQERDAGNYERADELRDELEALGVEVQDTDDGPTYRI, translated from the coding sequence ATGACGCTTCGCGTGACGAACACGTTGACCGGTGAGAAAGAGGCCTTCGAGCCGCGCGACCCCGATTCCGTGTTGCTGTACTACTGCGGGCTGACGACCTCCGACCCGCCCCACCTCGGCCACGCGCGCGGCTGGGTTCATGTCGACGTGATGGCCCGCTGGCTCGACTATCTGGGCTATGACGTCCACCACGTCGAGAACTTCACCGACGTCAACGAGAAAATCGTCGCCCGCGTCGGCGAGGACGGCGATAGCGAGGCCGACGTGGCCCGCCACTACGTCCGGCAGGTCATCGACGACATGCGCTCGCTCAACCTCGGCCGCGCGGAAGTGTACCCCCGCGTCTCAGAGCACGTCCCCGAAATCATCGACCTCGTCGAGCGCCTCGTCGAGAGCGGCCACGCCTACGAGGCCAACGGCTCCGTCTACTTCGACGTGACAAGCTTCGAGGACTACGGCAAACTCTCGAACCAGTCCGTCGAGGACATCGAATCACAGGGCGCGGACACCGAAGGCGAGAAGCGACACCCGGCCGACTTTGCGCTCTGGAAGGCCGGCGGCGTCGACCCCGAGGACATCGCCGAACATCAGCACCCGGAGGCCGCCCCGGCCGAGGAGGCCTGCCAGACCGCACAGACCTGGGACTCTCCGTGGGGTGAAGGCCGACCCGGCTGGCACATCGAGTGCTCGGCGATGTCGATGACACACTTAGACGAATCCATCGACATCCACGTCGGCGGGCAGGACCTTGTCTTTCCCCACCACGAGAACGAGGTGGCCCAGAGCGAGGCCGCGACCGGCGAGCAGTTTGCGAAGTACTGGCTCCACGTCCGCCTGCTGGAGACCGAGGAGGAGAAAATGTCCTCCTCGCTTGGCAACTACTTCAGCGTCAGCGACGCAGTCGAGGAGTTCGGTCCCGACGTGCTCCGGACCTTCCTGCTGTCGACGGCATATACTTCGCGGGCGACCTACAGCGACGAGACTGTCTCGGAGGCCGAGGAGCGCTGGGACCGCCTCTCCCGGGGCTACGAGCGAGCGGCTGAAGCCTGCGACGATGTGGACGCCCACGCGAAAGTGACCGACGAGACGCTTCGGGATGCTGTCGACGACGCCCGCTCGACGTTCGAGGCCGCGATGAACGACGACTTCAACACGCGGGAGGCGATGACCGCACTGCTGAACCTGACCGCTGCGGTCAACACGCACGTCGACGGCCGCGACGAGTACGACTACCGGGGGCTCCGGCGCGCCGTCGAGACGTTCGAGGAACTGGGCGGCGACATTCTGGGGCTGTCCTTCGGCGAGGACGGCGGCGGCGACGTGTCGCTGGCCGGCGACGTGGTCGACCTGGTCCTGACAGTCCGTGAGCAGGAGCGGGACGCCGGCAACTACGAGCGGGCCGACGAACTCCGCGACGAACTCGAAGCCCTCGGCGTCGAGGTCCAAGATACTGATGACGGGCCGACATATCGAATCTGA
- a CDS encoding adenylosuccinate synthase, giving the protein MTVTIVGSQLGDEGKGGIVDLYGDDVDVVARYQGGDNAGHTVVHEGEEYKLSLVPSGAIRGKVGVLGNGCVVNPRTLFDEIDTLQERGLDPDVRIAERAHVILPFHRVLDGIEEEVKSETDQEVGTTGRGIGPTYEDKAGRRGVRVGDLLDPDVLRERLEYVVPQKRAVVEDVYDLDVDELDDPDAFDVDAIFEEFREFGRRFEAEDMTVNAGAFLSATIDEGQNVMLEGAQGTIIDIDHGNYPYVTSSNPTAGGAATGTGLSPGVVGDGEVIGIVKAYLTRVGSGPLPTELGGVAGDTPGYDEQGEGENEELANYIREEGGEYGTVTGRPRRVGWLDLPMLRHSTRVSGFTGLAINHLDVLAGLDEVKVGHSYTLDGEQLASMPATTEQWKRCEANFKSFDGWPEVDWADAADEGYDALPENAKAYVEYIEDELDTPAYAIGVGPGRGETIVREHPF; this is encoded by the coding sequence ATGACCGTAACCATCGTCGGCTCACAGCTCGGCGACGAAGGGAAGGGCGGCATCGTCGACCTGTACGGCGACGACGTAGACGTCGTCGCGCGCTATCAGGGCGGCGACAACGCCGGCCATACCGTCGTCCACGAGGGCGAGGAGTACAAGCTCTCGCTGGTTCCGAGCGGAGCCATCCGCGGCAAGGTCGGCGTACTCGGCAACGGGTGTGTCGTCAATCCGCGAACGCTGTTCGACGAGATAGACACGCTTCAGGAACGCGGCCTCGACCCGGACGTTCGCATCGCTGAACGAGCACACGTCATTCTCCCCTTCCACCGCGTGCTCGACGGCATCGAGGAGGAAGTAAAGAGCGAAACGGATCAGGAAGTCGGAACGACAGGTCGGGGTATCGGTCCGACCTACGAGGACAAGGCCGGTCGGCGCGGTGTCCGCGTCGGCGACCTGCTTGACCCGGACGTACTCAGGGAGCGCCTCGAATACGTCGTCCCCCAGAAGCGGGCCGTCGTCGAGGACGTGTACGACCTCGACGTCGACGAGCTTGACGACCCGGACGCCTTCGACGTGGACGCCATCTTCGAGGAGTTCCGCGAGTTCGGCCGCCGCTTCGAGGCCGAGGACATGACTGTCAACGCTGGCGCGTTCCTCAGCGCGACCATCGACGAGGGCCAGAACGTCATGCTTGAGGGCGCACAGGGAACCATTATCGACATCGACCACGGGAACTATCCCTACGTCACCTCTTCGAACCCGACGGCCGGTGGCGCGGCGACCGGGACCGGACTCAGCCCCGGCGTCGTCGGCGACGGCGAGGTTATCGGTATCGTGAAGGCGTACCTCACCCGGGTCGGAAGCGGCCCGCTCCCGACCGAACTCGGGGGCGTCGCCGGCGATACGCCCGGCTACGACGAGCAGGGCGAAGGCGAAAACGAGGAGCTGGCGAACTACATCCGCGAGGAGGGGGGCGAGTACGGCACCGTTACCGGCCGTCCGCGACGCGTCGGCTGGCTCGACCTGCCGATGCTCCGCCACTCCACGCGGGTCTCCGGCTTCACCGGCCTCGCCATCAACCACCTCGACGTGCTCGCCGGCCTCGACGAAGTGAAGGTCGGCCACAGCTACACGCTCGACGGCGAGCAGTTGGCGTCGATGCCCGCGACCACCGAGCAGTGGAAGCGCTGTGAAGCCAATTTCAAGTCCTTCGACGGGTGGCCCGAGGTCGACTGGGCGGACGCCGCCGACGAGGGGTACGACGCGCTGCCGGAGAACGCGAAGGCCTACGTCGAGTACATCGAGGACGAACTCGACACCCCGGCCTACGCCATCGGCGTCGGCCCCGGCCGCGGTGAAACTATCGTCCGCGAGCATCCGTTCTAG